A window from Kovacikia minuta CCNUW1 encodes these proteins:
- a CDS encoding HAS-barrel domain-containing protein — MRLPLPQFATHNRHPDHIAEVIETATTEFLAQCLEPESLSFPAMPAFGSWVKAVDEETGNQIYAVVYHATTGPIDSVHRARALGLSLEELREQQPQIFAMLKTEFRGAIVGFRGVADIGSGSGAVYQHLPPRPPQVHQAVYRCEPDEVIDFTEKLDFLRTLLLLSGAPVDALVAATVREIYQLRRADRTWLVQAGRTLSLLLKDDYDRLRLILNQIHL; from the coding sequence ATGCGTCTTCCTCTTCCACAATTTGCTACCCATAACCGTCATCCTGATCACATCGCAGAGGTAATTGAGACAGCGACGACGGAGTTTCTGGCGCAATGTCTGGAACCGGAGAGCTTGAGTTTTCCGGCGATGCCAGCTTTTGGTAGTTGGGTTAAGGCGGTAGATGAGGAGACGGGAAACCAAATTTATGCAGTGGTTTACCACGCGACGACGGGACCGATCGATTCGGTACATCGGGCGCGGGCATTGGGGCTGTCTCTGGAAGAACTGAGAGAGCAGCAGCCCCAAATTTTTGCCATGTTGAAGACCGAGTTTCGAGGGGCGATCGTGGGTTTTCGTGGGGTGGCTGACATCGGAAGCGGTTCGGGTGCCGTTTATCAGCACCTTCCTCCGCGTCCACCCCAGGTGCATCAGGCAGTTTACCGTTGCGAACCAGACGAGGTGATTGACTTCACTGAAAAACTCGATTTTTTGCGCACGTTATTGTTACTAAGTGGGGCACCTGTCGATGCGCTCGTTGCTGCTACGGTGAGAGAAATTTATCAACTCCGACGGGCAGACCGAACATGGCTGGTGCAGGCAGGACGAACACTCAGCTTATTGCTTAAGGATGACTACGATCGCCTCCGCTTGATTCTGAACCAGATTCACCTCTAG
- the cobS gene encoding adenosylcobinamide-GDP ribazoletransferase: protein MPRLSSMQIWGDLKASLQTSVFTLLGAIAFYTCIPIPHQWRLEFNGIARWAPLIGLAIGGLLGLLDSGLHGLGMPVLVRSAVVVAVWVGITGGLHLDGAMDTADGLAVIDPQRRLEVMADSHTGAFGSMVAVLILLLKTTALATLSSDRCLALMVVAAWRRWGQLLAIVRYPYLKATGKGAFHKIAICSVWETVPTLLLLLSFSILTLGWGQNRWLVGSLMGIGGCTISLLTGAWFNHKLGGHTGDTYGAVVEWTEALLLCALTLKGWSV, encoded by the coding sequence ATGCCAAGACTTTCGAGTATGCAGATTTGGGGAGACCTGAAAGCATCGCTCCAAACATCCGTTTTTACACTGTTGGGAGCAATTGCCTTCTACACCTGCATCCCCATTCCCCATCAGTGGCGACTGGAGTTTAATGGGATTGCTCGCTGGGCTCCCCTGATAGGACTTGCGATCGGAGGGTTATTGGGATTGTTGGACAGCGGATTGCATGGTTTGGGCATGCCCGTGCTGGTTCGTAGTGCTGTGGTTGTGGCGGTGTGGGTGGGCATTACTGGTGGGCTACACCTGGATGGGGCAATGGATACTGCTGATGGGTTAGCCGTGATCGATCCCCAACGCCGTTTAGAGGTCATGGCAGATAGCCATACAGGGGCTTTTGGGAGCATGGTGGCAGTCCTGATTTTGCTCCTGAAGACAACAGCACTGGCAACCTTAAGCAGCGATCGATGCCTGGCATTGATGGTCGTTGCCGCCTGGAGACGATGGGGACAATTGCTTGCGATCGTCCGCTATCCCTACTTGAAAGCAACGGGCAAAGGGGCATTTCACAAAATTGCGATTTGTTCCGTTTGGGAAACCGTTCCGACCCTGCTGCTGCTGCTTAGCTTCAGCATTCTGACTCTGGGGTGGGGCCAAAATCGTTGGCTGGTGGGGAGCTTGATGGGAATCGGAGGATGCACGATCTCCCTTCTAACTGGAGCCTGGTTCAACCACAAGCTGGGTGGACACACGGGAGACACCTATGGCGCAGTCGTGGAATGGACAGAAGCACTCTTGCTGTGTGCTCTGACCTTGAAGGGGTGGTCAGTGTGA
- a CDS encoding pentapeptide repeat-containing protein, whose product MKLKGFLILGVLMVAGVALSQRLEVKVFWLLNTKQCPGCDLKGAKLAGADLQGANLKAANLSNANLSEAILSKSNLAGANFQQTDLSLVDLTEAEMAGADLRGANLSGANLIRANLQRTDLKRANLLFTELTGANLKGADLRQAEIYGANLSREQLRQTVVPDRNQ is encoded by the coding sequence ATGAAGCTGAAAGGGTTCCTGATTTTGGGGGTACTTATGGTTGCTGGAGTAGCGCTCAGTCAGCGGCTTGAAGTGAAGGTATTCTGGTTACTCAACACCAAACAATGCCCTGGTTGCGACTTGAAAGGAGCGAAATTAGCCGGGGCAGATCTGCAAGGGGCAAATTTGAAGGCGGCTAATTTGAGCAACGCCAATTTGAGTGAAGCAATCCTGTCAAAAAGTAATCTGGCAGGAGCAAATTTTCAACAAACGGATTTGAGTCTGGTGGACTTGACAGAGGCGGAGATGGCAGGTGCAGATTTGAGGGGTGCAAATTTAAGCGGAGCGAATTTGATTCGGGCTAATTTGCAACGGACAGATTTGAAACGGGCAAATCTGTTGTTTACCGAACTAACAGGCGCAAATTTGAAGGGGGCTGATTTACGGCAAGCGGAGATTTACGGAGCAAATTTGTCCAGGGAACAACTCAGGCAAACGGTTGTGCCCGATCGCAACCAATAA
- a CDS encoding cation:proton antiporter domain-containing protein, which translates to MESVLKIFQEEPIAPFVVLLAIILVVPPLFERIRLPGLVGLLAAGVVLGPNGLTLIQEESQAMKLLSDIGLVYLMFVAGLEVDLDQFRQTKHRSAGFGSFTFLVPLIFGTIVGRMFGFGWNASILIGSLFASHTLLAYPIVSRLGVVANEAVTITIGATIFTDIGALLILAVCIGIHAGDFSAIKLVTLIGSLAIYTAIVLLGFDWAGRQYFRRSGDEEGNQFLFVLLAVFLAAVGAQLIGVEKIVGAFLAGLAVNGAVGEGPVKEKVMFVGSVLFIPIFFVDMGLLIDVPAFVRSLTTPQSLALTLAIVFGLIASKFLAALLAKLLYRYNWREQIVMWSLSLPQVAATLAATLVGYRAKLLTEEVLNSVIVLMLVTSTLGPILTARFAPGLAVPEVEPEDFVNPLVWRGKEDRKPYRVVVPVYNPKTERFLIELAALLVRQQPGQIVPLAIVPGHIHMNDPQLTTALKRGDSLLAAAVELSREVGVEATPLTRIDDSIAQGINRASREQNASLVVMGWGRRSGFQARLFGNVIDSVLWGSHCPVAISRLLESPTTVQRILVPIENLTQKSLWLLQFTHVLAEATQAQVTLLNICDRTASPGRISWAHSQLELLVSKLTTNIPPDIQVKPEDDVVRAIVATAKSYDLVILRSSPRRTSAGGLAVSDITAQVTQRLTCSVIMLGEPQTGVAPGLLQLKPIRQIQQRSQKPRGRSQEE; encoded by the coding sequence ATGGAATCTGTGCTGAAAATCTTCCAGGAGGAGCCGATCGCTCCTTTTGTGGTGTTGTTGGCAATTATTTTGGTGGTTCCACCTCTGTTTGAACGCATTCGCCTGCCAGGATTGGTGGGGCTATTGGCTGCTGGGGTGGTGCTTGGGCCAAATGGCTTAACGCTAATTCAGGAAGAATCCCAGGCAATGAAGCTGTTGTCGGATATTGGACTGGTCTATCTGATGTTTGTCGCAGGACTAGAAGTAGACCTGGATCAGTTTCGCCAAACCAAACATCGCTCCGCCGGATTTGGCAGTTTTACTTTTCTGGTGCCTTTAATCTTTGGAACGATCGTCGGGCGTATGTTCGGCTTTGGTTGGAATGCTTCGATTCTGATCGGCTCTTTGTTTGCTTCCCATACCCTCCTGGCTTACCCGATCGTGAGCCGTTTGGGAGTGGTTGCCAATGAAGCGGTGACCATTACCATTGGTGCAACCATCTTTACGGACATCGGAGCATTGCTTATTTTAGCCGTTTGTATTGGCATCCATGCGGGCGACTTTTCTGCCATCAAACTGGTTACTTTAATCGGGTCACTGGCCATTTATACGGCGATCGTGCTGCTTGGTTTTGATTGGGCAGGGCGGCAGTATTTTCGCCGCTCTGGCGATGAGGAAGGCAATCAGTTCTTGTTTGTGTTGCTGGCAGTTTTTCTTGCCGCTGTAGGAGCGCAATTAATCGGGGTAGAGAAGATTGTGGGCGCTTTTCTGGCAGGGTTGGCAGTCAATGGGGCAGTCGGAGAGGGTCCCGTCAAAGAAAAGGTAATGTTTGTCGGCAGTGTTCTCTTCATTCCCATCTTTTTTGTGGATATGGGGCTGTTGATTGATGTCCCCGCCTTTGTTCGCAGTTTGACGACACCGCAATCGCTAGCGCTAACCCTGGCGATCGTCTTTGGACTCATTGCCAGCAAGTTTCTGGCTGCTTTGTTGGCAAAGTTACTGTACCGCTACAACTGGCGAGAGCAGATTGTCATGTGGTCTTTGTCCCTGCCACAGGTGGCAGCAACGTTAGCCGCCACCCTGGTTGGTTATCGGGCTAAGTTACTGACTGAAGAGGTCTTAAACAGTGTCATTGTTCTGATGTTGGTTACATCAACGCTGGGACCAATTCTGACCGCTCGTTTTGCACCGGGGTTAGCTGTGCCAGAGGTTGAGCCGGAAGATTTTGTGAACCCGTTGGTCTGGAGGGGCAAGGAAGACCGTAAACCCTATAGGGTCGTGGTTCCAGTCTATAACCCTAAAACAGAGCGGTTCTTAATCGAACTGGCAGCGTTGTTGGTGCGTCAGCAACCAGGACAGATTGTTCCGCTGGCAATTGTCCCTGGGCACATCCATATGAACGATCCGCAACTTACGACAGCCCTGAAACGGGGGGATTCGCTGCTGGCGGCGGCGGTAGAGTTGAGCCGGGAAGTTGGTGTCGAAGCAACTCCATTAACCCGAATTGACGACAGCATTGCCCAGGGCATTAATCGCGCCAGTCGGGAGCAAAATGCCAGCCTGGTGGTAATGGGATGGGGACGACGCAGTGGATTTCAAGCCCGCTTGTTTGGCAATGTGATTGATAGTGTTCTTTGGGGGTCCCATTGTCCGGTTGCGATTTCCCGATTGCTGGAGTCGCCCACAACCGTTCAAAGAATCCTGGTTCCGATCGAAAATTTGACCCAGAAATCGCTCTGGTTGTTGCAGTTTACCCATGTTCTAGCGGAAGCGACCCAGGCTCAGGTGACGCTGCTCAATATCTGCGATCGCACCGCTTCTCCGGGTCGGATTTCCTGGGCACATTCCCAACTTGAATTGCTGGTTAGCAAACTCACGACCAACATTCCCCCTGATATTCAGGTCAAGCCAGAGGATGATGTGGTGCGGGCGATTGTAGCAACCGCGAAATCCTATGATCTGGTGATTTTAAGATCCTCTCCCCGGCGCACCAGCGCTGGCGGATTGGCAGTCAGCGATATAACCGCCCAGGTGACCCAACGGTTGACCTGTTCGGTCATTATGTTGGGAGAACCTCAAACCGGGGTAGCTCCGGGTCTGCTTCAACTCAAGCCAATCCGCCAAATTCAACAGAGAAGTCAGAAACCACGAGGCAGAAGTCAGGAGGAGTAG